One part of the Eptesicus fuscus isolate TK198812 chromosome 20, DD_ASM_mEF_20220401, whole genome shotgun sequence genome encodes these proteins:
- the LOC103297117 gene encoding CDGSH iron-sulfur domain-containing protein 3, mitochondrial isoform X5 produces the protein MGGVGALLRPVASQLNQRRDISSWLAKWFPKAPAKSVVALKTPIKVELVAGKTYRWCVCGRSKKQPFCDGSHFFQRTGLSPLKFKAQETRMVALCTCKATQKPPYCDGTHRSERVQKAEVGSPL, from the exons ATGGGTGGCGTGGGCGCGCTCCTGCGACCAGTGGCCTCG CAGCTGAACCAGAGGCGTGACATCTCCTCCTGGCTG GCCAAATGGTTCCCCAAAGCCCCAGCCAAGTCTGTGGTGGCCCTGAAAACGCCCATCAAGGTGGAGCTGGTGGCAGGGAAAACCtacaggtggtgtgtgtgtggccgCAGCAAGAAGCAG CCCTTCTGTGACGGCTCCCACTTCTTCCAACGCACCGGCCTCTCCCCACTCAAGTTCAAAGCCCAGGAGACCCGGATGGTGGCCCTGTGTACCTGCAAGGCCACTCAGAAGCCCCCGTACTGTGACGGCACCCACAGGAGCGAGAGGGTGCAGAAGGCAGAAGTGGGCTCCCCACTCTGA